The nucleotide sequence GTTATCATATTCGAATAATTAGATTGCATGTATATAGAAGTTTAATTGATCATAAATAGTATTCATCTTGAAAGGCTACTCGTGGATCTTAtcatatttttagatatttaggATGTTCAAGTAGTGTAAGAGaacaaaattattaaaataaaaaaattaattttttcatACTTAGGAGGATTCCATCTCATGTTATTaggatatttaattttatattttctaatCTTACtgctttatttatatttttttgttttcataataaagaaaaaatatattagatttaATTGTTTTtctaaatcatcatcatcatcatcatttaccGGGAAAATGAGTTTTTACGTACTTCCACGTGTCCACATTATGATTTCCaaataataaatcataatttaaaaaccatcacaaccaagtctctctctctctctctctctctcttcttccgtcTCTCTCCGCACCACCGTCTTCCTCTCCCAAATCtccgttttcttttctttcttctcccttcacgagagaggagagagagagagagagaccagttGATCCCGATGGCGATCCGGTGGACGCGCGGCCTCGCCACGTCCCTCTCCCCGCACGGCGACgcccttctcttccttctcgcCTTCCTCTCCGTCCTTTCCCTCCTCACCCACGAGCTATCCCGCCACTCAGTCCTCGCCTCCGCCGCCGATTTCGAGGGCTTCGACCCCGATGGCGACGACCTGGACGTCGATCTCGACACCACGGCTGAAACCCTCGTATCCGCCACCCCCGCTCCCCCCGCCACCTCCCTCTCCGGCGCCTCCTCCCAGGAGTCCCACCACGGCCCCCCGGCCGCTCCCTCTCCCCCTTCCGATCTCTGGGACGAGGATGAATTCGAAGGCATCCCTCCCGCCGTCCAACCCCCGGACCACGACCCCGACTCCGCCGCCGACGACGATTCCATCCTCCCTTCCTCTAAACCAGTGGAACTCTCCTCTCCCCCGTCACCCCCGCTCTCTCTCCGGTCCTACTTCCTCGAAATCGTCTGTGTCACCTTCTTGATCTGCTTCGCCTTCAATTACTTCCATGGGAAGCGCCGGAACGAGGCCATCGCTCTCGCCTGGGCGGCCAAATTCGCCGTCAAGGATTCCATCTTCGACAAGAACTTCAGCCTCCTCGGCACCGGGGACGGCAACGACACGCCCCTTCTCCTCAAGGAGGGTCAGGACGTGTTTAAGTTCTACGCCACTGGCCGACGGTACTGCCAGGGAATGCTCGCCACGATGGAGCTGCTGAGCCGGCACGACCTCATCTCCCGGGCGCTCCATCTGGTGTTCTCCAAGAAGGACACGATCACGTTCGAGGTGGTAATGAACGAGGATGCGATGGACCATGTGGTGCTCGCTCTTGCGAGGAAGAAGACTGTTAAGATGATGCATAAGGAGGAGAGGGACCTCCAGAGGTTTGCGAGCCCTGTGGTTGCACCTCCAGCTGGAAGGAAGTGGGTTGCTGATGAGCTGATGGTGGTTGCGGAGTCCAAGGAGGTTGCAGGGGATTTGATCACTGATGTGGTGCTCGATCAGGTAATTTGCCCTTTATTTTCTTGATGTATATTCTCTATAGTAACATTGTTGAGAATCTAAGATGATACGTATGCTCATTTTGTTGATAAAAACTTACATATTTGGAATCTCTATAAGATTGTGATTTCTCTTAAATATCTGAAGAACTTTCATTTTGGGCATGAGAAGACTCTTTCTGCAGTCACTTTAAAGTAATGGAGAAAAAAGGGATTGAGGTACATATGTGCATTAACACTAGAATTCGTTACATCAGCTATGTGTGATGAGGTATGTTAAATAATTCTATCCTTGTATTGACGCTGAAATGACATCCATGTGATGCTTACCCAACATCCGCATTTGGCATGGAAGCTGGATGTTATATGGAGGCAGCAGATGCAACCCTTAGTGTGGTCAATGGTATTCCGTATTACATGTCACATCATATGGATGATACACTAGCTACCCACCTTCATGCTTGCTACTTGGCATCATGTGAGTGACACATGTCAGCTATCATCATCTTGTCCAAATGAACATTAGGATGACAGCATTTAGTCTTAAGCCTGACCTTTGTAAATCAATTAAAGAAGAAGGTGGAATATGTTCAAAGAACACCATAGGTTTAAAGTGCAAATCAACCAAAGCAagggaataaaaataaaattttccctATCTTATAACTGTTCTATGTTTATCTAGTCAGTATTTAATTGCTAAACTTATTCATTGGAAAGGAAATGGAGTTAAGGATTTTCAGGATTAGTACTCTCACCACTTCAATTTCATGAAAACAGCAAAATTTAGAATGCTTGCTACCAATATTTCATTCTAAACCTTATGTCACTTGCTAGATTGTACGTGGAGCCTTAATTGATTGACTCAACGCACATGAAGTTTGCGTCTTATTTTCATTAAGTGCGGTGTTTGGATGTTGAAATTTTCCATAGTTGATGTTACTCAATAAATATTGTTTAAATGTAATCTCTCAAATAAATAGGGCTGATATGATAGCTAGTAGTTAGTTTTCTTTCATAAATTAAATTGGAGAAAGATGACATCCTATACATTTGCTTTCAGTTATCTGTTCTGTTTTGTAATAATTTGAAACACTATGGCAGAGGTTTCCTTTGGTGTATGTGAGATCCCTTTAAGATTGTGTGACATTTTCTCCAAACATGCATGGCCTGTTATGACATGATTGTTTTTCCTTCATTTTAAAAATCAGTGAAGCAATTGTATTAGCAGGTATTGTCTTTTTGCAATACCTAGTACAGTATTGTCAGACTTGAGACCTTCTAGGTAGTATATTGTAAATGAGAATGGTGTCAATGATTGTGTATGTATTGATGTAACTTATGATCTACTTATTCCAGCAAAGCAAAGTGCATCTCAAACTTTGTTGGTGATGAATCAtgaaaatagattttaaaattCTTGTAGTGAAACAACCTTTTTGGGCGCATTGGAAGATCATTTGCTTTGTCACTTTCTTGGAGATGTGTATTCTCAAGATTTGGCATGTGTTGTCTCTATGCCTTTGGCTAAGATTATGAATACATATATAGTGAGTGTATCATGTCCTTGGGCTTTGGGCTAAACTTATAACCGAATGTACCATGTTGGTTTGCATCATTGAGATCATTATTCAATCCCTTGAACCTTACATATTTCACCAAGTAAAGAAAAAATAAGGAAAATGGAATATCCTTTTAGTCATCTTTTGCTCTCTGCAAACGAGTAACATCACTTGATTTTCATCACTTGGAAACTTTAGCTTGCACCTATAGTCTGAATTGAAGATCTATCTAAAATTCTTAGCAAGCAGCCAGAAGCCCACAGGAACTAATTTTTGATGTAAGAAGAGCATGAGATGTAGAAATATCTTGTAGATTTTGGTAAAAGGCGCCATAAACTTATTTGGATGTTTTGACCTTCTGGTAGAAGACATAGACTGTGATAATTTCTGAGCTGAACAGGATCTTTTAGGTAACAGATGCATGTAGCAGCTACACTGTGAGGTTCTGCAAATCTTCTAGTATTTGGATCGGCATTATGTATGTTTAACTGATATATATTTATAATCCTGCGATGTGAGAGCACTTGAATTGTCAAATCTTTTATAAATTAATAAAGTTGATATATTCTTGTCAACTAACTTGTATTGAGAAGGCAGAGGCATATGAGAACAGTTGATGTGTGTTTGAATCATTTTTGTACTGGTGATGAACTTTATGTATGTCAAGGTTGGATAAATGGTGGGAATATTTGTTGGTTAGGTGCCTCTCTAGACTAATAGTTGAGTGTATACAGTGCTAGATGTGGGGTCTTACATGTGAAGAGGTTAATAATTCAGGATATTGCCCTGCCATCTGGGTCAAAAGGTTTGAAAAACAATGGAAAGTTGAAGGATCTTATGTTTGTGATTCGAGTTCTATTGCATCCTTTCGAGTATTTTTTGGAGACCCAGCCGATTCAGTAATCCATATGATCAGTCTCTAGACTTGAGCTCTGTCATACCGGATAGATCTCGACCTAACATCATCAAGGAAATATGTCACCGAATGTTAGTTTCTGATGCACTTGGACCAGTGTtccaaatttatgatgatttcatTACCATAAAATCCCTTAAAATGAAATAGTTAAGATTGTCAATTTTTTTATGGAACTTCTTGTACATTTGAAGATTCTGTAAACCATGTACTCTACTTATTATATTGATTAGCAAAATATGATGGCAGAAAACAACAGCTTCCAAAGTTCATTCTCTTGTAAATTGCATTCTTTAATTATCTAGCATTCTTTGTGAGAAAGAATTACCAGGCATTTGTGCTTTTATTTCAGTTACCATCATCAAGTTTTTGCTAAGTTTGCGGACAGCTTGCCTGCTAAGTGGCTTAATTACTTCAGTTGATGCTGTGTTTACCTTTGATATGAAGCATCGCTTGTTGGTGAACGTCGCTAAATTGTCCTAACTTCCATTGCTATGGTTGTCACCCTTAGGTTTTTGGCGACAAAACATTTGAGAAGTTTGGAAAGTGGTTTGTCTCACTGCACTTCTCGGATCAATGCCCAGGATCTCACAAGAAGATTCTCATGTTCAAGTTTGTGCTTCCAGATGCCAAGAACATATCTGACATGTCAAGATTGGTTACTCTTGTACCATATTACATTGACTTGATAGGCCGATACAAACTAAGCTCTCATGTAAGCGAACTGTGATTTCTTGAACATTTGTTATCAGCACAAGTCGTCGATCATTGTGACACAGTGTTCTACCTTTGCTTCAGGCTCGCTCAAAAACAGAAGCTGTTAGAGCAAAGGCGGCCCAGGAGGCATATAAAGAACTCCAGAACGCGAGACAGGAAGCATTGCAGAAGAAGAAGGCGGAAAAGAAGAAGATAATGGAAGAGATTGAGGCCAAACTTAGTGCGGAGGCACTCCGCAAGAAAGAAGACAAGGAACGTGCTCGGCAACTGAAGAAGGCAGGGCCAAGACTAAAGATGCTGCGTCGCTAGAATGCCTTATATCGCACAAGTTACTGTGGCTTGTTGCCCTCCTTTCCGATGGGTAAACCGGAATCATCACACGAATGGTATTATGCTTCTACTTAGTTATGTTGATTTTGTTCGTGATGCAATGTTTCTAGATCTTGctagatgattttgcttcgagctAATTTCGGGTTTTGAGTCTCCTGTTTAACTGATACTTGTTGTTGTTACTCGGCGAGATTACAGTGAGTCATATGAACTTTTCAAGTCTAGGACACCTGCCAGTATCCGTCGATACTAAATTTGCTTTCGAGGACTTATTTTGGCCGCATTTCATGTTGTATTTTCACATATGCAATTTTCTCCCCGAGACAATAATAGCAATTGCTTTTATTGTAGGAATTATTCAGACCACATCTTGTCTCATTTTGAATTGCAGCTTATTCATGAGATTTTCATTATTTTTATGACCCACTTAATCCTCGCATGTTCCTCTTATTATATTAGTCATGGCTTTAGGGAGTGCATTGAGATTATGTCTTAAATGTTGTTGACTTCTCAACTAAAATTTTATCCATGAATTCTATTGATAATAAAGCCTTAAATTTACATATTACTTGTGAAAGGATTTCATTCCAAGTCTTTTTTTCGGTTGGGAGTATCTCATCATCTTGTTCTTGATCTCTCGAAAATACGTTGGGGTTATAatcttatgtttgactttttatttgtcTGATTGAAGTATTCATGTGGGATTTATAGTTATCAAAATCAGAATAACAATTCACAATTTTTTTAGTTTGAATCGGTGGGACCCACCTCGACGTaatgattatattaaaaaaatatttaattctagaatattttttatataatgaaAAAAGAATGATGTAaatgaaatatataatataattttatcataagGTCTTGAACTCGATTCTCATCTTTATAATTTATTAGGGATGTCGTTTATACGCGTGACTATGGTTCCTCGCGAGGGACTCACCCTTAATGAGATGGGGATAGGAAAACTATGTGGGTTTATATATTATGCCCAAACACTAATGCTTTCATCATTCAAATTAGGCTAGATAAACCTTGATTGAATCAATTAAGAACCATATGATTCAATTAAATCAAAAGAAATATCTTCTCATCCAATACTAACAGCTTCTTCTCAGAGGTCGACGCGCTAATTGTATACAATCGCTAATCGCAAGTGATGTCGCGATGATCGTTTGACTTTGTCTTCATTGATCCTCCTCTCTCCATTGGCCAATGATGATTTCTCCGACGATCGATGATTGCAAGCTTCTTCTCGTAGGCTCATGCGTTAAGTGTATACAATCCCTAATCGCAAGTGATGTCGCGATGATCGTTTGACTTTGTCTTCATTGATCCTCCTCTCCCCATTGGCAAATGATGATTTCTCCGATCGATGATAGTGATTTCTCAATATTCTTTTCTTCCCATGGCAGTCTTTTCTCTCTCATCCCTCTTCTCGATTTCCTCCTTCATCGTAACTATTGTAGCCCCCCCACCCCTCCATCGCAGTCGTCCTCACCCACCCCATGGCCTCACCTCGTTAACCATTGCAACCCTCGCCCCCTCCCTATGTCTTCTATCGATCCTCCTCCATCTTTCGCTTACCTC is from Musa acuminata AAA Group cultivar baxijiao chromosome BXJ3-8, Cavendish_Baxijiao_AAA, whole genome shotgun sequence and encodes:
- the LOC103995699 gene encoding uncharacterized protein At5g49945 is translated as MAIRWTRGLATSLSPHGDALLFLLAFLSVLSLLTHELSRHSVLASAADFEGFDPDGDDLDVDLDTTAETLVSATPAPPATSLSGASSQESHHGPPAAPSPPSDLWDEDEFEGIPPAVQPPDHDPDSAADDDSILPSSKPVELSSPPSPPLSLRSYFLEIVCVTFLICFAFNYFHGKRRNEAIALAWAAKFAVKDSIFDKNFSLLGTGDGNDTPLLLKEGQDVFKFYATGRRYCQGMLATMELLSRHDLISRALHLVFSKKDTITFEVVMNEDAMDHVVLALARKKTVKMMHKEERDLQRFASPVVAPPAGRKWVADELMVVAESKEVAGDLITDVVLDQVFGDKTFEKFGKWFVSLHFSDQCPGSHKKILMFKFVLPDAKNISDMSRLVTLVPYYIDLIGRYKLSSHARSKTEAVRAKAAQEAYKELQNARQEALQKKKAEKKKIMEEIEAKLSAEALRKKEDKERARQLKKAGPRLKMLRR